One genomic region from Leifsonia sp. Root1293 encodes:
- a CDS encoding riboflavin synthase has translation MFTGIIEEIGRIERVETTGDAARITVRGPLVVSDARHGDSISVSGVCLTVVASTPETFTADVMAQTLAMSTLAGATEGRTVNLERAAAVGDRLGGHIVQGHIDGTATVLSITDGSAWRVVRFSLDPLHAALVVDKGSIAVDGTSLTVSAVGGGIADGWFEVSLIPETLTATTLGERTVGDTVNIETDILARHVERMLSLGLHRTLPSSLADGPAPAPAPASASASVPESATTVRSSR, from the coding sequence GTGTTCACGGGAATCATCGAGGAGATCGGCCGCATCGAGCGCGTCGAGACGACCGGCGACGCCGCCAGGATCACCGTGCGCGGACCTCTCGTCGTCTCGGACGCACGCCACGGGGATTCGATCTCCGTGAGCGGTGTGTGCCTGACCGTCGTCGCGTCGACCCCCGAGACCTTCACGGCCGACGTCATGGCGCAGACCCTGGCGATGTCGACCCTCGCCGGGGCGACCGAGGGTCGCACCGTCAACCTCGAGCGCGCAGCCGCCGTGGGAGACAGGTTGGGCGGGCACATCGTCCAGGGTCACATCGACGGCACGGCCACCGTGCTCTCCATCACCGACGGCAGCGCGTGGAGGGTCGTGCGCTTCAGCCTCGACCCGCTGCACGCAGCGCTCGTCGTCGACAAGGGATCCATCGCCGTCGACGGCACGTCCCTGACCGTCAGCGCTGTCGGTGGCGGCATCGCCGACGGCTGGTTCGAGGTCTCCCTCATTCCCGAGACCCTCACCGCGACCACCCTGGGCGAGCGCACCGTCGGCGACACCGTCAACATCGAGACCGACATCCTCGCTCGCCACGTCGAGCGGATGCTGTCGCTCGGGCTGCACCGCACGCTGCCGTCCTCGCTCGCAGACGGTCCGGCACCGGCGCCCGCGCCCGCATCCGCATCCGCATCCGTTCCGGAATCAGCCACGACAGTCAGGAGCTCACGATGA
- the ribD gene encoding bifunctional diaminohydroxyphosphoribosylaminopyrimidine deaminase/5-amino-6-(5-phosphoribosylamino)uracil reductase RibD: protein MTSTTAERLSDHVIERAMQRAVEIAALGPSRGVNPQVGCVILSAEGTTIAEGWHRGAGTPHAEVDALSRLADGEASGATAVVTLEPCNHTGRTGPCSEALIAAGVARVVYGVSDPGDHSSGGAARLREAGVDVTGGVLIAETTARLGDWLPAARLKRPVVTVKWASSLDGRAAAADGTSQWITGPEARADVHARRAASDAIGVGTGTVLADDPALSARYADGSMYASQPVPVIFGTRSTPADAAIRRGTHEPIFTAGGDLAAELRELHARGIRSLFIEGGPTLASAFLAAGLVDEVLVYIAPAIIGGPLTAIGDVGIATIDDALRLSIASVEALGDDLLVVATLKKKP, encoded by the coding sequence ATGACCAGCACGACGGCGGAGCGCCTGAGCGATCACGTGATCGAGCGCGCGATGCAGCGCGCCGTCGAGATCGCCGCCCTCGGACCTTCCCGCGGCGTGAACCCGCAGGTCGGCTGCGTGATCCTGTCCGCAGAGGGCACCACCATCGCCGAGGGTTGGCATCGCGGTGCCGGAACCCCGCACGCCGAGGTCGACGCCCTCTCGAGACTCGCCGATGGCGAAGCCAGCGGTGCGACAGCTGTCGTGACCCTCGAGCCGTGCAATCACACGGGTCGCACGGGTCCGTGTTCCGAGGCCCTGATCGCCGCCGGAGTCGCCCGAGTCGTCTACGGCGTGAGCGACCCCGGCGATCACTCGTCCGGTGGTGCCGCTCGCCTGCGCGAAGCCGGTGTCGACGTCACCGGCGGGGTACTGATCGCCGAGACGACGGCGCGCCTCGGCGACTGGCTTCCGGCCGCGAGGCTGAAGCGCCCCGTCGTCACCGTCAAATGGGCGTCCAGCCTCGACGGGCGCGCTGCGGCCGCCGACGGGACGAGCCAGTGGATCACCGGGCCAGAGGCCAGGGCCGACGTGCACGCCCGCCGAGCGGCATCCGACGCCATCGGAGTGGGAACCGGAACGGTGCTGGCCGATGATCCGGCACTGTCGGCACGGTATGCCGACGGGAGCATGTACGCGTCGCAGCCCGTCCCCGTGATCTTCGGAACCCGCAGCACGCCGGCGGATGCCGCCATCAGGCGCGGCACGCACGAGCCGATCTTCACGGCGGGCGGCGACCTCGCCGCGGAGTTGCGCGAACTGCACGCCCGGGGCATTCGCTCCCTGTTCATCGAAGGCGGGCCGACGCTCGCCAGCGCCTTCCTCGCCGCCGGCCTCGTCGACGAGGTGCTCGTCTACATCGCCCCCGCGATCATCGGCGGTCCGCTGACGGCCATCGGCGATGTCGGAATCGCGACGATCGACGACGCGTTGAGGCTCTCGATCGCAAGCGTCGAGGCACTCGGCGACGACCTGCTGGTCGTCGCCACCCTGAAGAAGAAGCCGTAG
- a CDS encoding sugar-binding transcriptional regulator, translating into MATDHPDLTTRTRDALRASQLYYLQDLTMEAIAHELGTSRSSVSRLLSHARETGLVDIRVRSPREMPNILERQILEGFGVTAHVVPVPDHTSDVDRLERVALSAARMLGEYVDSNSTLGVAWGATVSAVSRHLIPRAVHDTQIVQLNGAGNLTSTGIVYASEILRRFGEAYNAQVQQFPVPAFFDDPLTKQALWRERSMQRVLALQEHLDVALFGVGSPFAEVPSHVYSSNFLDPDDVRSLQEQNVVGDVATVFYRIDGSTDGISLNDRGSGPAFETLRRTPRRICVVSGAARLASIRGAIAAGLITDLYVDEGTARLLVASHDDTGIGRASVR; encoded by the coding sequence ATGGCCACAGATCACCCCGACCTCACCACCAGAACGCGCGACGCTCTCCGGGCGTCGCAGCTCTACTACCTGCAGGACCTCACGATGGAGGCCATCGCGCACGAGCTGGGCACCTCGCGCTCCTCGGTCTCCAGGCTGCTGAGCCACGCCCGGGAGACCGGTCTGGTCGACATCAGGGTCCGGTCGCCGCGGGAGATGCCGAACATCCTCGAACGGCAGATCCTCGAGGGGTTCGGAGTGACGGCTCACGTCGTCCCGGTTCCCGACCACACCAGCGACGTCGACAGGTTGGAGCGCGTCGCTCTGTCGGCTGCACGGATGCTCGGTGAGTACGTGGACTCGAACTCCACCCTCGGCGTCGCGTGGGGTGCCACCGTGAGCGCCGTCTCCCGTCATCTCATCCCCCGGGCCGTTCACGACACCCAGATCGTGCAGCTGAATGGCGCCGGCAACCTCACCAGCACGGGCATCGTCTATGCGAGCGAGATCCTGCGGAGGTTCGGGGAGGCCTACAACGCTCAGGTGCAGCAGTTCCCGGTGCCTGCGTTCTTCGACGACCCGCTCACGAAGCAGGCCCTGTGGCGCGAGCGCAGCATGCAGCGGGTGCTGGCCCTGCAGGAGCATCTCGACGTCGCCCTCTTCGGCGTCGGCTCCCCGTTCGCCGAGGTCCCGAGCCACGTGTACTCCAGCAACTTCCTCGACCCTGACGACGTCCGGAGCCTGCAGGAGCAGAACGTCGTCGGAGACGTGGCGACGGTCTTCTACCGCATCGACGGCTCGACCGACGGGATCAGTCTCAACGACAGGGGGAGCGGGCCGGCCTTCGAGACGCTTCGGCGAACGCCCAGGCGCATCTGCGTCGTGTCTGGAGCAGCGCGCCTGGCGAGCATCCGCGGCGCCATCGCCGCCGGGCTCATCACCGACCTGTACGTGGACGAGGGCACGGCACGGTTGCTGGTCGCGTCGCACGACGACACGGGAATAGGACGCGCGTCTGTGCGTTGA
- a CDS encoding glycerol-3-phosphate dehydrogenase/oxidase, with the protein MATSSTTSTSSSGADALRPAVEALRARPHADVLVIGAGINGIATFRDLALQGVDVVIIDRDDYVSGASAASSHMIHGGIRYLENGEFRLVRESVEERNALVRIAPHYVRPLKTTVPIFSTFSGILSAPLRFLTHKAGKPTERGAALIKVGLTAYDSFSRDGGSVPRHEFHGRKRSLAELPALNPGIKYTATYYDASMHDPERLALDVLSDGLAAGPHARAANYVEAAGADGDAITLRDTVTGEEFGFTASVVVNASGPWTDLTNEALGGATRFMGGTKGSHIVLDHPELLAATDGREIFFEHEDGRIVLIYPLKGRVLVGTTDLEHDMRKPIRTTEDEVDYFFDLISHVFPGIAVNRSHIVYRFAGVRPLPRHDETQPGFVSRDYRIEETTVPGSGGAVPLLSLVGGKWTTFRALAEHLGDEVLAKLGRARTTSTEGLAIGGGRGYPTTDAARTVWLASQGEVLGRARAEELLERYGTRAESLIADLAESGTDVPLASAPAYSVGEIAALAREEQVVHLIDVLKRRTSLAFVGAVTADVLSELADVVGDALGWTGARRAAEIEHARIELHDAHGVAIEERRTAHA; encoded by the coding sequence ATGGCGACGTCGTCGACGACTTCCACTTCCTCCTCCGGAGCCGACGCGCTCCGCCCAGCAGTCGAGGCCCTGCGCGCACGGCCTCACGCCGATGTCCTCGTGATCGGGGCCGGCATCAACGGGATCGCCACCTTCCGCGATCTCGCCCTGCAGGGCGTCGACGTCGTCATCATCGACCGCGACGACTACGTCTCCGGTGCCTCGGCGGCATCGTCGCACATGATCCACGGCGGCATCCGCTACCTCGAGAACGGCGAGTTCAGGCTCGTTCGCGAGTCGGTCGAGGAGCGCAACGCCCTGGTCAGGATCGCCCCGCACTACGTCCGGCCGCTCAAGACCACCGTGCCGATCTTCTCCACCTTCAGCGGCATCCTCTCCGCGCCTCTGCGGTTCCTCACCCACAAGGCCGGAAAGCCGACCGAGCGCGGCGCGGCTCTCATCAAGGTGGGCCTCACCGCCTACGACTCGTTCTCGCGCGACGGCGGCAGCGTTCCCCGTCATGAGTTCCACGGCCGCAAGCGGTCGCTCGCGGAGCTCCCCGCCCTCAACCCCGGCATCAAGTACACGGCGACCTACTACGACGCCTCGATGCACGACCCGGAGCGGCTGGCTCTCGACGTGCTGAGCGACGGCTTGGCCGCCGGTCCTCACGCGCGGGCCGCGAACTACGTCGAGGCTGCCGGCGCCGACGGCGACGCCATCACCCTGCGCGACACCGTGACCGGCGAGGAGTTCGGCTTCACGGCATCCGTCGTCGTCAATGCCTCCGGACCGTGGACCGACCTCACCAACGAGGCGCTCGGTGGCGCCACGAGGTTCATGGGCGGTACCAAGGGCTCGCACATCGTGCTCGACCACCCGGAGCTGCTCGCAGCGACCGATGGTCGCGAGATCTTCTTCGAGCACGAGGACGGCCGCATCGTGCTCATCTACCCGCTCAAGGGTCGCGTTCTGGTCGGCACGACGGACCTGGAGCACGACATGCGGAAGCCGATCCGCACCACCGAGGACGAGGTCGACTACTTCTTCGACCTGATCTCGCACGTCTTCCCCGGCATCGCCGTGAACCGCTCGCACATCGTGTACCGGTTCGCCGGAGTGCGGCCGCTGCCCCGCCACGACGAGACCCAGCCCGGCTTCGTCTCGCGCGACTACCGCATCGAGGAGACCACGGTGCCCGGCAGCGGCGGTGCCGTGCCGCTGCTCAGCCTCGTCGGCGGCAAGTGGACGACCTTCCGTGCCCTGGCCGAGCACCTGGGCGACGAGGTGCTGGCCAAGCTCGGCCGCGCTCGCACCACGAGCACTGAGGGGCTCGCCATCGGCGGTGGCCGCGGCTACCCGACGACGGATGCCGCTCGCACGGTCTGGCTCGCGTCGCAGGGCGAGGTCCTCGGACGCGCCCGCGCCGAAGAACTGCTCGAGCGGTACGGAACCCGTGCGGAGTCACTCATCGCCGACCTGGCGGAGAGCGGAACCGACGTTCCCCTGGCCTCGGCACCGGCGTACAGCGTGGGCGAGATCGCCGCGTTGGCTCGCGAGGAGCAGGTGGTCCACCTCATCGACGTGCTGAAGCGCCGCACGAGCCTGGCCTTCGTCGGGGCTGTCACGGCAGACGTCCTCTCCGAGCTCGCCGACGTGGTCGGCGACGCACTCGGGTGGACCGGCGCCCGTCGTGCCGCCGAGATCGAGCACGCTCGCATCGAGCTGCACGACGCGCACGGCGTGGCCATCGAGGAGCGTCGGACTGCGCACGCCTGA
- a CDS encoding HAD family hydrolase, giving the protein MSGIPAAVLFDLDDTLFAHRGAVARAIEVQMDAVGFSSPDRAGDVALWHDLEERHYHSYLAGTLDFQGQRRARARDFAAAHGVVLAEAAAGAWFDDYFEHYRAAWVLHDDALDALAALRRARDGIRIGVITNGEPAFQQAKLDTVGLTTLVDGIVASGSLGITKPDPRIFEFACSRLGVAPGEAAYVGDRLRTDAIGAASAGMTGVWLNRTGLVPEATDAADARQRGVLEITGLDQLVGALEG; this is encoded by the coding sequence GTGAGCGGCATCCCGGCCGCCGTGCTGTTCGACCTCGATGACACGCTGTTCGCCCATCGTGGCGCCGTCGCCCGCGCGATCGAGGTGCAGATGGATGCCGTGGGGTTCTCCTCTCCCGACCGCGCCGGCGACGTCGCCCTCTGGCACGACCTCGAGGAGAGGCACTACCACTCGTACCTGGCCGGCACCCTCGACTTCCAGGGCCAGCGTCGAGCCCGGGCGCGCGATTTCGCGGCAGCCCACGGCGTCGTGCTGGCCGAGGCCGCGGCCGGGGCGTGGTTCGACGACTACTTCGAGCACTACCGGGCCGCCTGGGTGCTGCACGACGATGCCCTCGACGCCCTGGCCGCCCTCAGACGGGCTCGAGACGGCATCCGCATCGGCGTGATCACCAACGGCGAGCCGGCCTTCCAGCAGGCCAAGCTCGACACCGTCGGTCTCACGACCCTCGTCGACGGCATCGTCGCCTCCGGCTCCCTCGGCATCACGAAGCCCGACCCGCGCATCTTCGAGTTCGCCTGCTCCCGGCTGGGCGTCGCTCCCGGCGAAGCCGCATACGTCGGCGACAGGCTGCGCACCGATGCGATCGGCGCCGCCTCCGCCGGCATGACGGGCGTGTGGCTGAATCGCACGGGCCTGGTTCCCGAGGCGACGGATGCCGCAGATGCGCGTCAGCGCGGCGTGCTCGAGATCACGGGGCTCGATCAGCTGGTCGGGGCGCTGGAAGGCTGA
- a CDS encoding GNAT family N-acetyltransferase — translation MQPVVIRTERLVLDQPTQADAASIAEYCRDPLFERWLTTPWPYELRHAEGFVATVAPLGWSTGTEATWAIRTREGGPLIGVISYRTLRCDVGFWLGADQRGNGYMREALAAVAQWVFVSGDVPRTDALTWEAMAGNRDSAAVARAVGFAFTGTAPSSHPVRDGSHVPSWHGVLLRSHDAEQARASWPEETRL, via the coding sequence ATGCAACCCGTCGTCATCCGAACCGAGCGGCTGGTCCTCGACCAGCCGACCCAGGCCGATGCCGCGAGCATCGCCGAATACTGCCGCGATCCGCTCTTCGAGCGCTGGCTGACGACGCCATGGCCGTACGAGTTGCGGCACGCCGAGGGGTTCGTCGCGACCGTAGCGCCGCTCGGCTGGTCGACGGGAACGGAGGCGACCTGGGCGATACGCACCCGCGAGGGCGGGCCATTGATCGGCGTCATCAGCTACCGCACACTGCGGTGCGACGTCGGCTTCTGGCTGGGAGCAGATCAGCGCGGCAACGGCTACATGCGCGAGGCGCTGGCCGCCGTCGCGCAGTGGGTGTTCGTGAGCGGCGACGTGCCGCGCACGGATGCCCTCACGTGGGAGGCCATGGCGGGCAACCGGGATTCCGCTGCGGTCGCTCGCGCCGTCGGGTTCGCCTTCACGGGCACGGCCCCCTCATCGCATCCCGTCCGCGACGGTTCGCACGTGCCGAGCTGGCACGGCGTGCTGCTGCGCTCCCACGACGCCGAGCAGGCGCGGGCGAGCTGGCCCGAGGAGACCCGCCTGTGA
- the trpS gene encoding tryptophan--tRNA ligase: MNDVRPLLFSGMQPSSDSLHLGNYIGALLNWVAMQRDFDAYYCVVDLHSITVAQDPHQLRANTRQTAAQYIAAGIDPSQCTLFIQSQVPAHAELAWVLGTITGFGEAGRMTQFKDKSARQGSDATSVGLFTYPVLMAADILLYGTDLVPVGEDQRQHLELTRTLAQRFNSRFGDTFVVPEAHIPKESAKIYDLANPAAKMSKSAASPAGLINIMDDPKVTAKKIKSAVTDADREVRFDPENKAGVSNLLSIYSSLSGRTIAALEQEYDGRGYGDLKKDLAEVVVDTLSPVRTRTLELLEDPAELDRLLALGADKATATAERTLAAVYDRIGFIRRR; the protein is encoded by the coding sequence ATGAATGACGTCCGTCCCCTCCTGTTCTCGGGCATGCAGCCCTCGAGCGACTCGCTGCACCTGGGCAACTACATCGGCGCCCTGCTCAACTGGGTCGCCATGCAGCGCGACTTCGACGCCTACTACTGCGTCGTCGACCTGCACTCGATCACCGTCGCGCAGGACCCGCACCAGCTGCGGGCCAACACGCGCCAGACGGCGGCGCAGTACATCGCCGCGGGCATCGATCCATCTCAGTGCACCCTGTTCATCCAGTCGCAGGTGCCGGCGCACGCCGAGCTCGCCTGGGTGCTGGGCACCATCACCGGTTTCGGCGAGGCCGGCCGCATGACGCAGTTCAAGGACAAGTCGGCCAGGCAGGGATCCGACGCGACCAGCGTCGGCCTCTTCACCTACCCCGTGCTGATGGCGGCCGACATCCTGCTCTACGGCACCGACCTGGTCCCCGTCGGCGAGGACCAGCGCCAGCACCTCGAACTCACACGCACCCTCGCGCAGCGCTTCAACAGTCGCTTCGGCGACACCTTCGTCGTGCCGGAGGCGCACATCCCCAAGGAGTCGGCCAAGATCTACGACCTGGCCAACCCCGCAGCGAAGATGAGCAAGTCGGCCGCCAGCCCAGCCGGTCTCATCAACATCATGGACGACCCGAAGGTCACGGCGAAGAAGATCAAGAGCGCTGTGACGGATGCCGACCGCGAGGTGCGGTTCGATCCCGAGAACAAGGCCGGCGTCTCCAACCTGCTCTCCATCTACTCCTCGCTCAGCGGTCGCACGATCGCAGCGCTCGAGCAGGAGTACGACGGTCGCGGCTACGGCGACCTGAAGAAGGACCTCGCCGAGGTCGTCGTCGACACCCTCTCCCCCGTGCGCACCAGAACGCTGGAACTGCTCGAGGACCCGGCCGAACTCGACAGGCTCCTCGCCCTCGGAGCCGACAAGGCGACGGCGACAGCCGAGAGGACCCTCGCCGCGGTCTACGACCGTATCGGCTTCATCAGGCGCCGCTGA
- a CDS encoding exodeoxyribonuclease III: MATPLRIASVNVNGIRAAYRNGMGAWLDARGVDILAIQEVRAETEHVTALLGDEWSVLHDAATAKGRAGVALASRGAAKIHRVELGAPDFDSAGRWLEADFEVGGRIVTVVSAYVHSGEADTPKQVEKYKFLDAMEARLPELAEHNELSVVMGDLNVGHRTLDIKNWKGNVKRAGFLPEERAYFDRFVGAEGDPDYNAGAGLGWVDLGRRAAGEVDGPYTWWSARGQAFDNDTGWRIDYQLATPALAASVTAYTVDRAASYSERWSDHAPVVVDYSI; this comes from the coding sequence ATGGCAACACCGCTTCGCATCGCGTCCGTCAACGTCAACGGCATCCGCGCCGCCTACCGCAACGGCATGGGCGCGTGGCTCGATGCACGCGGCGTCGACATCCTCGCGATCCAGGAGGTGCGCGCCGAGACCGAGCACGTGACGGCGCTGCTCGGCGACGAGTGGAGCGTGCTCCACGACGCCGCGACGGCCAAGGGTCGTGCCGGGGTCGCGCTGGCCAGCCGCGGAGCTGCGAAGATCCACCGCGTCGAGCTGGGGGCACCCGATTTCGACAGCGCCGGACGCTGGCTGGAGGCTGACTTCGAGGTGGGCGGACGCATCGTCACCGTGGTGAGCGCCTACGTGCACTCCGGCGAGGCTGACACCCCGAAGCAGGTCGAGAAGTACAAGTTCCTCGACGCCATGGAGGCACGACTGCCCGAACTGGCCGAGCACAACGAGCTGAGCGTGGTCATGGGCGACCTCAACGTCGGGCACCGCACCCTCGACATCAAGAACTGGAAGGGCAACGTGAAGCGCGCCGGCTTCCTGCCCGAGGAACGCGCCTACTTCGACAGGTTCGTCGGAGCCGAGGGCGATCCCGACTACAACGCCGGCGCCGGACTCGGCTGGGTCGACCTCGGCCGCCGTGCCGCCGGCGAGGTCGACGGCCCCTACACCTGGTGGTCGGCCAGGGGTCAGGCATTCGACAACGACACCGGCTGGCGCATCGACTACCAGTTGGCCACGCCTGCCCTGGCGGCATCCGTCACCGCGTACACCGTCGACCGAGCGGCGAGCTACTCCGAGCGATGGTCTGATCACGCTCCCGTCGTCGTCGACTACTCGATCTGA
- a CDS encoding YihY/virulence factor BrkB family protein → MSSRVTVPAETPAEDPLDPPTRGERVSAEMRERMESLGERFEEPIQTVTTITQKTMALFPVRVWRWFLFRNGFILSAGMSYQALFAVFAAVYVVFAATGLWLGGDPSTLDGLITLINTYVPGLIAEGGAITPDQLEEIAASSTSLFGWTGAVALAGFIWTAIGWITYSRTAVRSLFGLPKDMRSYVLLKARDLLAALAFGAMILVGSLLSVASTAAATWVFSLLGLDMANWLVQASIGGAGFLVVLVINTAVLLAMFRFLSGASVKWSRLWSGSVLGGVAMYVLQIGAGYLVGSATSNPLFATFTVFIGLLLWFRITSIVTLVAASWIYIAASDRNVSLRRVTPEQLDAERRQAERDARILTTQVELRRAREEAVEVGWIRRVGVRRRIARLQSELDELQTASAAAAGHGIRPTDAVLQAPRRPEDV, encoded by the coding sequence GTGAGTTCTCGTGTGACCGTGCCGGCCGAGACACCGGCCGAGGATCCGCTCGACCCTCCCACCCGGGGCGAGCGCGTGAGTGCGGAGATGCGCGAGCGGATGGAGTCGCTCGGCGAACGGTTCGAGGAGCCGATCCAGACCGTCACCACCATCACGCAGAAGACGATGGCGCTGTTCCCGGTGCGCGTCTGGCGCTGGTTCCTGTTCCGGAACGGCTTCATCCTGTCGGCCGGAATGAGCTATCAGGCGCTCTTCGCCGTGTTCGCAGCCGTCTACGTCGTCTTCGCCGCCACCGGCCTCTGGCTCGGCGGTGACCCGAGCACCCTCGACGGCCTCATCACCCTGATCAACACCTACGTGCCCGGCCTGATCGCCGAAGGCGGCGCCATCACGCCGGACCAGCTCGAGGAGATCGCCGCATCGTCGACGAGCCTGTTCGGATGGACGGGTGCCGTGGCCCTGGCCGGATTCATCTGGACCGCGATCGGGTGGATCACCTACTCCCGAACGGCGGTGCGGAGCCTCTTCGGGCTGCCGAAGGACATGCGCTCCTACGTTCTCCTCAAGGCCCGCGACCTGCTCGCCGCCCTCGCCTTCGGCGCCATGATCCTCGTCGGATCGCTGCTGTCCGTGGCGAGCACGGCCGCAGCCACCTGGGTCTTCTCGCTGCTCGGTCTCGACATGGCGAACTGGCTGGTGCAGGCCTCCATCGGTGGAGCCGGATTCCTCGTCGTGCTGGTGATCAACACGGCGGTGCTCCTGGCCATGTTCCGGTTCCTGTCCGGCGCCAGCGTGAAGTGGAGCCGACTGTGGAGCGGATCGGTGCTCGGCGGTGTGGCGATGTACGTGCTCCAGATCGGAGCCGGCTACCTCGTCGGCAGCGCGACGAGCAATCCGCTGTTCGCGACGTTCACCGTGTTCATCGGCCTGCTCCTGTGGTTCAGGATCACCTCGATCGTCACCCTCGTGGCGGCATCCTGGATCTACATCGCCGCCAGCGATCGGAACGTCTCGCTGCGCCGCGTCACCCCGGAACAACTGGATGCCGAACGCAGGCAGGCCGAGCGCGACGCCCGTATCCTCACCACCCAGGTCGAGCTGCGCCGGGCACGCGAGGAGGCCGTCGAGGTGGGCTGGATCCGCCGCGTGGGCGTCAGGCGGCGCATCGCTCGACTGCAGTCGGAGCTCGACGAGCTGCAGACGGCATCGGCGGCTGCGGCGGGTCACGGCATCCGCCCCACGGATGCCGTTCTCCAGGCTCCACGCCGACCCGAGGACGTCTGA
- a CDS encoding succinate dehydrogenase iron-sulfur subunit: MTTATIAADRPGNADPSVIPFTVTFIIRRFDPDTDTEPRWQDFDVEMYATDRVLDALHKIKWEQDGSLTFRRSCAHGICGSDAMRINGRNRLACKTLIKDLDISKPIYVEAIKGLPLEKDLIVDMEPFFASFRDVQPFLIPGSKPEPGKERVQSVAERARFDDTTKCILCAACTSSCPVFWTDGQYFGPAAIVNAHRFIFDSRDDASQVRLDILNDKEGVWRCRTTFNCTDACPRGIQVTQAIAEVKQALMRGHA, encoded by the coding sequence GTGACAACAGCCACCATCGCCGCGGACCGTCCCGGCAACGCCGACCCGTCGGTCATCCCGTTCACGGTCACCTTCATCATCCGACGGTTCGACCCAGACACCGACACCGAACCGCGCTGGCAGGACTTCGACGTCGAGATGTACGCGACGGACCGCGTGCTCGACGCGCTGCACAAGATCAAGTGGGAGCAGGACGGATCGCTCACGTTCCGTCGCTCCTGCGCCCACGGCATCTGCGGTTCGGATGCCATGCGCATCAACGGCCGCAACCGCCTGGCCTGCAAGACGCTGATCAAGGACCTCGACATCTCGAAGCCCATCTACGTGGAGGCCATCAAGGGCCTGCCACTGGAGAAGGACCTCATCGTCGACATGGAGCCGTTCTTCGCGTCCTTCCGCGATGTGCAGCCCTTCCTCATCCCCGGCTCCAAGCCGGAGCCCGGCAAGGAGCGCGTGCAGTCGGTCGCTGAGCGCGCCCGGTTCGACGACACCACGAAGTGCATCCTGTGCGCCGCGTGCACGTCGAGCTGCCCCGTCTTCTGGACCGACGGGCAGTACTTCGGCCCCGCGGCGATCGTCAACGCGCACCGCTTCATCTTCGACTCGCGTGACGACGCCTCGCAGGTGCGCCTCGACATCCTCAACGACAAGGAGGGCGTCTGGCGCTGCCGGACGACCTTCAACTGCACCGACGCCTGCCCCCGCGGCATCCAGGTCACGCAGGCCATCGCCGAGGTCAAGCAGGCTCTCATGCGGGGCCACGCGTAG